The Streptomyces vinaceus genome contains the following window.
CCGTCCCGGTCGAGCCAGACCGCGGTGAGCCCGGCGTCGCGCGCCCCGCGCGCGTCGATCTCCGGCTGGTCGCCCACGTACGCGACCTCGCCGGGCGGCAGTCCGAGGGCCTCGCAGGCAGCGAGGAAGGCCTCGGCCTCCGGCTTGCTGACACCCAGTTCCGCCGCGCAGAGCAGCACCTCGAAGCGCTCGCGCAGCCCGAGGTGGCGCAGTTTGGGGTCCTGGTTGACCGTGGAGGAGTTGGAGAGCACCCCGTGCCGGTAGCCGGCCGCGAGGGCGTCCAGTACGGGCACGACGTCGGGGAACAGCGTCCAGGCGGCCTTGTAGTGCACGACGTACCGGTCGAACCAGCCGTCGGCCTCGGCGGCGCTCATCGCGGGCTCCCCGAGGAAGTCCCGCACGCGGTCGCGGCGCTGCTCCTGGAAGTCCACCTCGCCCGCGGCGAAGCGGTCCCAGTGGCGGGTGGTGATCTCCCGCCACAGCGCGAGCGCCTGCGCGGGCGACCCGTACCGCTGCGCGATCCCCTCCTCGGCGAGCCGGCGCGCGAGGCCTGCGGTGTCCGCCCCCGTGTAGTCGAACAGGGTGTCGTCGATGTCCCACAGCACGGCGCGGATCGGCATACCTCCGACGCTACGACATCGCGGGGCGCCGGCGAGGGGGTTCGCGGATGTCCACGGCCCGAACAGGGGACGGCGCGCGGATGTCCGCACGCGCCGGGAGAACGCGTCAGGGGGCGGCGGCCGGGGGTTTCCCGGCCGCCGCCCCCTGAGGGACGTGGGCGATGCCTACGCGGCGAGCTTCGCCAGCGCCGCGTCGATGCGGGCGAGCGAGCGCTCCTTGCCCAGGATCTGGAGGGACTCGAAGAGCGGCAGGCCGACCGTGCGGCCCGTGACGGCCACGCGGACCGGGGCCTGGGCCTTGCCCAGCTTGAGGCCGTGGGCCTCGCCGGCGGTCAGGACGGCCTGCTTGAGGGACTCGGGGTCGCTCCAGTCGGCCGTGTCCAGGTGCGCGCGGGCGGAGGTCAGAAGGGCCGCGGGCTCGCCCTTCATCGCCTTGTCCCACGAGGCCTGCTCCCAGACCGGCTCCTTCAGGAACAGGAAGTCGACGTTGGCGGTGATGTCCGAGAGGACGGTCACGCGGGTCTGGGCGTACGGCGCGATGGCCGCCCAGGCCTCGGCGTCGAAGTCCTCCGGCGCCCAGTTGGCGTGCGGGACCCGCAGCCACGGGGTGCAGGCGTCAGCGAAGGCCTTGGGGTCCAGCAGGCGGATGTGGTCGGCGTTGATCGCCTCGGCCTTCTTGAGGTCGAAGCGCGCCGGGTTCGCGTTCACGCCGTCGATGTCGAACTTCGCCACCATCTCCTCGATCGAGAAGACGTCCTGGTCCTTGGAGAAGGACCAGCCGAGGAGCGAGAGGTAGTTCAGCAGGCCCTCGGGGAGGAAGCCGCGCTCGCGGTACAGGTTGAGCGAGCTCTCCGGGTCGCGCTTGGAGAGCTTCTTGTTGCCCTCGCCCATCACGTACGGCAGGTGGCCGAACTGCGGGATCCCGGTGGCGACGCCGATCTCCATCAGCGCCTTGTACAGCGCGATCTGGCGCGGGGTGGAGGAGAGCAGGTCCTCGCCGCGGAGCACGTGCGTGATCTGCATCAGCGCGTCGTCGACCGGGTTGACGAGGGTGTAGAGCGGCGCGCCGTTGGCCCGCAGGATGCCGAAGTCCGGCACGTTCTCCGGGGTGAAGGTCAGCTCGCCGCGGACCAGGTCGGTGAAGGTGATCGGCTCGTCGGGCATCCGGAAGCGCACGATCGAGGGACGGTGCTCGCCCTGGTACGCCTCCAGCTGCACCTGGGTGAGCTCGCGGCAGTGGCCGTCGTAGCCGGAGGGCTTGCCGGCCGCGCGGGCGGCGGCGCGGCGCGCGTCCAGCTCCTCGGTGGTGCAGTAGCAGTCGTACGCGTACCCGCCCTCACGCAGGCGCTGGGCCACGTCCGCGTAGATGTCCATGCGCTCGGACTGGCGGTACGGGGCGTGCGGGCCGCCGACCTCGGGGCCCTCGTCCCAGGTGAAGCCGAGCCAGCGCAGCGAGTCGAGCAGCTGCTCGTAGGACTCCTCGGAGTCGCGCGCCGCGTCGGTGTCCTCGATGCGGAAGACGAACGTACCGCCGTGGTGCCGGGCGAACGCCCAGTTGAAGAGGGCGGTCCGGACCAGGCCCACGTGGGGGTTGCCGGTCGGGGAGGGACAGAAACGGACGCGGTAGTTCGCGTTAGCCACGCTTGATCACCTTGTTGGTGAGAGTGCCGATGCCTTCGATGGTGACGGCGACCTCGTCGCCGACGTTGAGGGGGCCGACTCCGGCCGGGGTCCCCGTGAGGATGACGTCGCCGGGGAGCAGCGTCATGGCCTCGGTGATGTGGACGATCAGGTCCTCGATGGAGCGGACCATGTCGCTGGTGCGGCCGAGCTGGCGCTGTTCGCCGTTGACGGTGCACTGGATGGTCAGGTCGGCCGGGTCGAGGTCGGTCTCGATCCAGGGGCCGAGGGGGCAGGAGCTGTCGAAGCCCTTGGCCCGGGCCCACTGCTTCTCGCGCTGCTGGACGTCGCGCGCGGTGACGTCGTTGGCGCAGGTGTAGCCGAGGATCACGTCCTTGACGCGCTCCTTCGGGACCTCTCGGCACATGCGGCCGATGACCACGGCGAGCTCCGCCTCGTGGTGGAGGTCCTGGGAGAAGGAGGGGTACGTGATGGGGTCGCCCGGGCCGACCACCGAGGTGGAGGGCTTGAAGAAGGTGATCGGCGTCTCGGGGACCTCGTGGCCGAGCTCCGCCGCGTGCTCCGCGTAGTTGCGGCCGATGGCCACGACCTTGTTCGGGAGCACGGGCGGCAGCAGCCGGACCTTGCTCAGCGGCACCTTCGTACCCGAGAGCTCGAAGTCCGCGAACGGGATGCCCTTGATGATGTCGAGGACGAGCTCACCCTCGGCGCCGGGGGCAGTGCTGCCCTCGACCGCGCCGAACGCGACATTGCCGTCGATGGAGAACCTGGCGATGCGCACGTGTTGCGTCTGCCCCTCTGTATTTCCGCTGGCTGGAGTCTGCGTGTCCAGGCTAACGCGGCGGGCAGCGGCGCTTCGCGCTCCTTTTGCCGAGCGGGTTACTGCGCCGCGGCGACCGGCGCGTCCATCAGGATCGTGCGGCGCGGGTTCGCGGTCTGGGCGGGCAGCTCGACGGAGTGCTCCGGAGCCTCGACCGCCTGCAGCTCTTCGGCGTCCTTGAGGTGCGCGAGGGTGGTGCGGCGGGGGTTGGCTATGTTGCGGAACATCATCGTCGTCTTCACGGTGTTTCGGGCCCTCGGCTCGGTCGTCGGGTGGGGGGTTGTCGGATCCTTCAACCCTGTAAAGGGCAAGGCTAAACATCCGATTCCCCGGCCCAACCGGGAAGTAATGGCCACAGCTATGTGAGTTTGCTCACCCGTGACCCGACAATACGGGCATAACGGGCAGTCAATTCCGGGTGGCGAAACGGACATTGTGCCACTGAATCAGCCATTCCGCTCCTGATCATCTCGACTGGGACACCTTGCCAGCCACCGCGTTTGGTCGACGTAAGTCCGATTCGCCCCGAAAGGCGCCGCACATCGCGTAACGCTCCCATCGCATTCCGTCACCGCCACCCCAGGCCGACACGCGCACCTTGTTGGAGATCCGCCACTGTGCTGGAATTCGCGGGACCGCCGCGGGAAACAGCCGGCGCGCAGGTGGCGCGACACAGCGCCGCGCGCGGCGGCAAGGAGAGGGAGACGCGCCGGTCACCGACGACCACCATGGGGCGGGAACGCCCCACGACTCGACACCGTCCCACCGGTCGCCCGGCGGGACGCCTGGTCCAGAGGTTGCGACGCTAGTGCAGGGACGATTCAAGAGGGATGGCAGCGCTGCGGCGGAGCAGGAGCCGCGCGGCGGGACCGACCGTGGCTCCTCGCCCCAGCACGCCCAGAACCGCGGGCCGGCTGTCGAAGGCGCAGGCCCCGACTCCTCCACCACGGTGAACGCGGTGAAGGGGAAGGCGCGCCTCAAGCCCCGGGGCAAGGCCAAGGGCGAAGAGCCGGCCGACAAGGACGTGGCGATACCGAAGGCCCCCAGCGGGCCCGGTTCGCGACTGGCCATGCAGAACTGGCGCATCAGCACGCGACTCGTGTCGCTGCTGACGCTGCCGGTCGTCGCCGCCACCACGCTCGGTGGCTTCCGCATCAACGACTCGCTCAACGACATCAACCAGCTGGAGCACATGCAGCTGCTGACGACGATGACCCGGCAGGCCACCAACCTGGCCGCCATGCTCCAGGAGGAGCGGGACAAGTCGGCGGGTCCGCTGTCGGTCGACAAGTCGGGCAAGCCCAACAGCCTCGTCGTGGGTGTACGCGACCAGACCGACGCCGCAGCCAAGGCCTTCCAGGCCGCGACGGACAAGGTCGACAGCGCACAGGACAAGGACGACACCCTCAAGTCGATCCGCAACAACATCCTGCAGATCGGCCGCCAGCTCACCGGCATCGAGGAAATCCGCAAGAAGGCGTACCAGAACGGCGCCCAGCAGACCGTCACCGAGTACAACGCGCTGATCGTCTCGCTGCTCTCGCTCTCCCAGGACATGGCGCAGGCCACCTCCAGCCCGGAGATGATCAAGCGCACGCGCGCCCTGGCGGCCTTCTCCTCCGCCAAGGAGTACGCCTCGATCCAGCGCGCCGTCATCGCCGCCTCGCTCCCCGAGAGCAGCGATCACCCGGGCTCGCTCACCGAGAACGACCGCCTCTACGCCCTCTCCGCGCTCCGCGGCGAGAGCCAGGCGAAGAAGACCTTCGAACTCGTCTACCAGGGCAAGCCCGAGGAACTCCTCGCGGCGCTCGGCGACGGCAACACGGAGATCGGCACCGCCGACCACTACGCACGCCGCGTCCTGAGCACCCAGGGGCAGTTCGGCAAGGAGAAGAACCGGTCCTGGATGGACTGGTACGACGCCGACGACACCAAGCTCCAGGCGATGAAGGTCATCGAGCTGACCCTGCTCGAAGACATGGAGCAGAAGGCCCGCGAGCTCAAGAACAGCTCGCAGCAGGACGCCATCATCAACGGTGCCCTGATCCTCCTCGTCCTCGGCGTCTCGCTCGTCGGCGCCTTCGTCATGGCCCGGTCCATGATCCGCTCGCTGCGCCGCCTGCAGGACACGGCCACGCGCGTCGCCCAGGACCGTCTGCCCGAGCTCGTCAAGCAGCTCTCCGAGTCGGACCCGCAGGACGTGGACACCTCCGTGGAGTCCGTCGGCCTGCACACCCGCGACGAGATCGGCCAGGTGGCCGCGGCCTTCGACGACGTGCACCGCGAGGCCGTCCGCCTCGCCGCCGAGCAGGCCCTCCTGCGGGGCAACGTCAACGCGATGTTCACCAACCTCTCGCGCCGTTCGCAGGGCCTCATCCAGCGCCAGCTCTCGCTCATCTCCGAGCTGGAGTCGCGCGAGGCCGACCCGGACCAGCTGTCCTCGCTCTTCAAGCTCGACCACCTCGCGACCCGTATGCGCCGTAACGGCGAAAACCTCCTCGTCCTCGCGGGCGAGGAGCCGGGCCGCCGGTGGACCCGCCCCGTCCCGCTCGTCGACGTGCTCCGCGCCGCGGCGTCCGAGGTGGAGCAGTACGAGCGCATCGAACTCGCGTCGGTGCCCGGCACCGACGTCGCCGGCCGCGTCGTCAACGACCTCGTGCACCTCCTCGCCGAGCTGCTGGAGAACGCCACCTCGTTCTCCTCCCCGCAGACCAAGGTCAAGGTCACCGGTCACGCGCTGCCCGACGGGCGCGTGCTCGTCGAGATCCACGACACCGGCATCGGCCTCTCCCCCGAAGACCTCGCCGCGATCAACGAGCGGCTCGCTTCGCCGCCGACCGTGGACGTCTCCGTCTCCCGCCGCATGGGTCTGTTCGTGGTCGGCCGCCTGTCCCTGCGACACGGCATCCGCATCCAGCTGCGCCCCTCCGACTCGGGTGGTACGACGGCCCTCGTCATGCTGCCGGTGGACGTCGCCCAGGGCGGCAAGAAGCCGGGTCCGATGCCGGGCCAGGGCGGCTCCGGCGCCTCGGGCTCCGGTGCGCCGCAGGGCATGCCGGGCGGTTCCGCGCAGGGTTCGGTCCCGGGCGGCGGCGCACGCCAGCCCGTCGGCGCCGGCCAGCAGCGCGGCCAGGTCTCCGGCGGCGGCCAGCGCGCCGCGCTGCCGGGCCGCGACGGCTCCGCCGGCCCGCAGGGCGGCCCCGGTGCGCGTCCGCAGCAGGGCGGCCCGAACGCCCGTCCGCAGGGCGGTCCGGGTATGACCGGCATGCCGGGCGCCCCGGCCTCCCAGGGCCAGGGCGGCTTCGCCGACGGTGCCTTCGGCGGCGGCGCGCCGCTGCCGGGCCGCGGTCCGGCCGGCGGTCCCGGCTCCCGTCCGATGCCCGCGCCCACCGCCTCCGGCCAGGGCGGATTCCCGCAGGGCAACGGCTTCGAGCGTCCTCAGAACCTCCAGGGCCCGCAGAACCCCCAGAGCCCCCAGAGCCCCCAGCAGCAGCCCGCTCCGACGGGCCCGGTCCCCTCGGTGCAGGCACCCGCCGCCCCGGCTCCGCGCGGCTCCCGGCCGCAGCTGCCGCCGCGCGGTGGCGCCGCGCGGCCGGAGCTTGCGGGCGCGGGCGGCGGTCCGGCCGGGATCCCGCAGACCACCAGCTGGGGCGCCGACCAGGCGCGCCACGGCGGCCACGAGGTCCCGCGCGGCCACGACGAGCTCTCGGGCCCCGGTTCGACGGCCGAGTTCGCCCGTCCGGACTTCAACGCCCCGCGCCCGCCGGCCGGCAACAGCACCACCGGCCAGTTCGAGCGCCCCGACGTACGGGCCCCGCTGCCCCCGGCCGGCCAGAACATGTCCGCCACCGGGCAGTTCGAGCGCCCGGAGCCGCGCGGCGGCGTGGACCCGTCCACCACGGGCCAGTTCGCCCGTCCGGACTTCCAGGCCCCGCGGCCCGGCGGCCCCGGTGTGGGCGGATTCGCCGCCCCCCAGCAGCCGCAGGCTCCGCAGTTGCCGCAGGCCCACCAGCCGGAGGCGCTGCCGCCGGCCCAGAGCTCCGGCAACGAGCGCAGCCCGATCTTCGACACGCTGGAGTCGAACTGGTTCCACCAGGAGGGCCCGCAGGCCCCCGGTCAGGCACCGGTTCCCCAGCAGCCGCAGCAGTCCGCCCCGGCTCCGGCTTCCCAGCAGCGCCCGCAGCAGCCGCTGCCGCAGCGCGGCCAGGAGCCCGCGGCCGAGCCCGCCCCCGCGACGACCGGCAGCTCGCCGACCGTCAGCTGGCGGTCCTCGCCGAACGACGAGCTGATGCGGCAGGCCGAGCGCGTGCGCCAGCCCGCCGCCGGCGGCATCACCACCTCGGGGCTGCCCCGTCGAGTGCCGCGGGCGAACCTCGTGGCCGGCACGGCGCAGCAGCAGTCCGACGCACAGTCGGGCCCGCAGGTCTCGCGAGCGCCGGACGACGTCCGTGGCCGTCTGACCAACCTCCGACGGGGTATCCAGCAGGGCCGTCAGGCCGGCAACAACGGCCCGGCGACCGGCAGTTACCACATCGACCCCACTTACCAGCAGGAGCGTTAGTTGAGTTCGATGAGCCAGGCGGCACAGAACCTGAACTGGTTGATCACCAACTTCGTGGACAACACCCCCGGGGTGTCCCACACGGTGGTGGTCTCCGCCGACGGCCTCCTTCTGGCGATGTCCGAGGGCTTCCCCCGGGACCGCGCCGATCAGCTGGCGGCCGTGGCCTCCGGTCTGACGTCGCTGACCGCAGGAGCCTCCCGCATCTTCGAGGGCGGCGCCGTCAACCAGACCGTCGTCGAGATGGACCGGGGATTCCTCTTCCTCATGTCCGTCTCGGACGGCTCCTCCCTGGCCGTGCTCGCGCACCCCGAGTGCGACATCGGCCTCGTCGGCTACGAGATGGCCCTCCTCGTGGACCGCGCCGGCAGCGTCCTCACTCCGGACCTGCGCGCGGAACTCCAGGGAAGCCTGCTCATCTGACGCCACATCTCCCGGCCGGACGGTACTTCCGGCCGGGGGACCGGGGGCCCGCCCCGGAACCCAGTACCCCCGACAGGCCGTCATACCGTCCCCCCACCGGCCGCCCCGTCAGACGGCACGCTGACCACTGCTGTCCAGCCCGGAGGATCAATGACCCCGCCCCCCGCCTACTCCGATGCGTACGGCGATTCGTCGTACTCGGAAGGCGATCAGCCGCTCGTTCGCCCGTACGCGATGACCGGCGGACGGACCCGGCCCCGCTACCAGCTCGCCATAGAGGCGCTGGTCAGCACCACGGCCGATCCGATGCACCTGTCCGGCCTGCTTCCCGAGCACCAGCGCATCTGCACGCTGTGCCGCGAGGTCAAGTCGGTCGCGGAGGTCTCCGCACTGCTGTCGATGCCGCTCGGTGTCGCCCGGATCCTCGTCGCCGACCTGGCCGAGGCCGGAATGGTGGCCATCCACCAGCCGGGCAATGGAGAGGCCGGCGGCACGCCGGATGTAACGCTGCTCGAAAGGGTGCTCAGTGGACTTCGCAAGCTCTAATGGCGGAACCGCCCGCTCCACCACCTCCGCGAAGATCGTGGTGGCGGGCGGGTTCGGCGTGGGCAAGACCACGTTCGTCGGAGCCGTCTCGGAGATCAACCCGCTGCGCACCGAGGCCGTGATGACGTCCGCGTCGGCCGGTATCGACGACTTGACCCACACCGGGGACAAGACGACCACCACGGTCGCCATGGACTTCGGCCGCATCACCTTGGACCAGGACCTCATCCTGTACCTGTTCGGCACCCCCGGACAGGACCGCTTCTGGTTCATGTGGGACGACCTCGTCCGCGGCGCCATCGGTGCGATCGTGCTCGTCGACACCCGCCGTCTCGCCGACTGCTTCCCCGCGGTCGACTACTTCGAGAACAGCGGGCTGCCGTTCGTCGTGGCCCTCAACGGCTTCGAGGGACACCAGCCCTACACCCCCGAAGAAGTGCGCGAGGCCCTGCAGATCGGACCGGACGCCCCGATCATCACCACCGACGCCCGCCACCGGGCGGACGCCAAGAGCGCGCTCATCACGCTCGTCGAGCACGCCCTCATGGCCCGACTCAAGTAACACGACCCGGGCGACGGCCCTCAAGGGGCACCACTCAAGTACCACGGGTTCTTCACAACGTGAGAGGGCGGGCTGTGTCATAGGACACGGCCCGCCCTCTCGGTTCATAACGTTTCGACAGTGAATTAGCGCCAGTTGGATACAGGGCGCGGTCGAACGGTGCCGCTGCGCTCACAACTGGCTCCATTTTTGCCGCAGCTCGCTCTTTATGTCCGTTTTATGCGTGACATAAGGCTCTGTGAATGGCCGATTTCAACTGTTTGGAACACGGCCGTTAAGCGTGCTGGAATTCAACTAACTAGCTAGTAGCACCGCCGGAAGGTTGTTGGTCGAGTGAGGCGAAGCAACTCAAGCCCCGCGGATGAACCCGCGCGCGGCAACTTCACCCCGCCGCAGCGTGCGGGTACGTCGCCCGTCGACGTACCCGTCGACCCGCCGGCGAAGAG
Protein-coding sequences here:
- a CDS encoding DUF742 domain-containing protein — its product is MTPPPAYSDAYGDSSYSEGDQPLVRPYAMTGGRTRPRYQLAIEALVSTTADPMHLSGLLPEHQRICTLCREVKSVAEVSALLSMPLGVARILVADLAEAGMVAIHQPGNGEAGGTPDVTLLERVLSGLRKL
- a CDS encoding roadblock/LC7 domain-containing protein, producing MSQAAQNLNWLITNFVDNTPGVSHTVVVSADGLLLAMSEGFPRDRADQLAAVASGLTSLTAGASRIFEGGAVNQTVVEMDRGFLFLMSVSDGSSLAVLAHPECDIGLVGYEMALLVDRAGSVLTPDLRAELQGSLLI
- a CDS encoding sensor histidine kinase, producing MQGRFKRDGSAAAEQEPRGGTDRGSSPQHAQNRGPAVEGAGPDSSTTVNAVKGKARLKPRGKAKGEEPADKDVAIPKAPSGPGSRLAMQNWRISTRLVSLLTLPVVAATTLGGFRINDSLNDINQLEHMQLLTTMTRQATNLAAMLQEERDKSAGPLSVDKSGKPNSLVVGVRDQTDAAAKAFQAATDKVDSAQDKDDTLKSIRNNILQIGRQLTGIEEIRKKAYQNGAQQTVTEYNALIVSLLSLSQDMAQATSSPEMIKRTRALAAFSSAKEYASIQRAVIAASLPESSDHPGSLTENDRLYALSALRGESQAKKTFELVYQGKPEELLAALGDGNTEIGTADHYARRVLSTQGQFGKEKNRSWMDWYDADDTKLQAMKVIELTLLEDMEQKARELKNSSQQDAIINGALILLVLGVSLVGAFVMARSMIRSLRRLQDTATRVAQDRLPELVKQLSESDPQDVDTSVESVGLHTRDEIGQVAAAFDDVHREAVRLAAEQALLRGNVNAMFTNLSRRSQGLIQRQLSLISELESREADPDQLSSLFKLDHLATRMRRNGENLLVLAGEEPGRRWTRPVPLVDVLRAAASEVEQYERIELASVPGTDVAGRVVNDLVHLLAELLENATSFSSPQTKVKVTGHALPDGRVLVEIHDTGIGLSPEDLAAINERLASPPTVDVSVSRRMGLFVVGRLSLRHGIRIQLRPSDSGGTTALVMLPVDVAQGGKKPGPMPGQGGSGASGSGAPQGMPGGSAQGSVPGGGARQPVGAGQQRGQVSGGGQRAALPGRDGSAGPQGGPGARPQQGGPNARPQGGPGMTGMPGAPASQGQGGFADGAFGGGAPLPGRGPAGGPGSRPMPAPTASGQGGFPQGNGFERPQNLQGPQNPQSPQSPQQQPAPTGPVPSVQAPAAPAPRGSRPQLPPRGGAARPELAGAGGGPAGIPQTTSWGADQARHGGHEVPRGHDELSGPGSTAEFARPDFNAPRPPAGNSTTGQFERPDVRAPLPPAGQNMSATGQFERPEPRGGVDPSTTGQFARPDFQAPRPGGPGVGGFAAPQQPQAPQLPQAHQPEALPPAQSSGNERSPIFDTLESNWFHQEGPQAPGQAPVPQQPQQSAPAPASQQRPQQPLPQRGQEPAAEPAPATTGSSPTVSWRSSPNDELMRQAERVRQPAAGGITTSGLPRRVPRANLVAGTAQQQSDAQSGPQVSRAPDDVRGRLTNLRRGIQQGRQAGNNGPATGSYHIDPTYQQER
- a CDS encoding fumarylacetoacetate hydrolase family protein, with protein sequence MRIARFSIDGNVAFGAVEGSTAPGAEGELVLDIIKGIPFADFELSGTKVPLSKVRLLPPVLPNKVVAIGRNYAEHAAELGHEVPETPITFFKPSTSVVGPGDPITYPSFSQDLHHEAELAVVIGRMCREVPKERVKDVILGYTCANDVTARDVQQREKQWARAKGFDSSCPLGPWIETDLDPADLTIQCTVNGEQRQLGRTSDMVRSIEDLIVHITEAMTLLPGDVILTGTPAGVGPLNVGDEVAVTIEGIGTLTNKVIKRG
- a CDS encoding HAD family hydrolase gives rise to the protein MPIRAVLWDIDDTLFDYTGADTAGLARRLAEEGIAQRYGSPAQALALWREITTRHWDRFAAGEVDFQEQRRDRVRDFLGEPAMSAAEADGWFDRYVVHYKAAWTLFPDVVPVLDALAAGYRHGVLSNSSTVNQDPKLRHLGLRERFEVLLCAAELGVSKPEAEAFLAACEALGLPPGEVAYVGDQPEIDARGARDAGLTAVWLDRDGERGPGPEGVHRIAGLALLPELLASDTRFGARSGIR
- a CDS encoding GTP-binding protein, whose protein sequence is MDFASSNGGTARSTTSAKIVVAGGFGVGKTTFVGAVSEINPLRTEAVMTSASAGIDDLTHTGDKTTTTVAMDFGRITLDQDLILYLFGTPGQDRFWFMWDDLVRGAIGAIVLVDTRRLADCFPAVDYFENSGLPFVVALNGFEGHQPYTPEEVREALQIGPDAPIITTDARHRADAKSALITLVEHALMARLK
- the gltX gene encoding glutamate--tRNA ligase — its product is MANANYRVRFCPSPTGNPHVGLVRTALFNWAFARHHGGTFVFRIEDTDAARDSEESYEQLLDSLRWLGFTWDEGPEVGGPHAPYRQSERMDIYADVAQRLREGGYAYDCYCTTEELDARRAAARAAGKPSGYDGHCRELTQVQLEAYQGEHRPSIVRFRMPDEPITFTDLVRGELTFTPENVPDFGILRANGAPLYTLVNPVDDALMQITHVLRGEDLLSSTPRQIALYKALMEIGVATGIPQFGHLPYVMGEGNKKLSKRDPESSLNLYRERGFLPEGLLNYLSLLGWSFSKDQDVFSIEEMVAKFDIDGVNANPARFDLKKAEAINADHIRLLDPKAFADACTPWLRVPHANWAPEDFDAEAWAAIAPYAQTRVTVLSDITANVDFLFLKEPVWEQASWDKAMKGEPAALLTSARAHLDTADWSDPESLKQAVLTAGEAHGLKLGKAQAPVRVAVTGRTVGLPLFESLQILGKERSLARIDAALAKLAA